Part of the Uloborus diversus isolate 005 chromosome 2, Udiv.v.3.1, whole genome shotgun sequence genome, AcctcaacaaaaatattcatttgggaattgttcacgaaattgagagtgaggaggaaacacctggcatcaaatgcctgcatatatctctttctccccccccccttgatcggGCGCCGTGAATAcgataacttacagtagatacgtggcatcggtataattgccacaccccgaaaagagtaagagtcaaaaaaatttcaaatgtttagaaatgccgcattgccataaacgcagcacataaaaatgatgagcaactccttgatattgatgatatatcagagtagaaaatacccaataaaaggggaaaaaactaaaGAACCCatttgcttgtggctctatccctcaacttttaaaactgtaaagaaataaaaacggaatctcgcatttaaattgatttacgatttttctccaaaaatcgggaatgttttgcccatctaggttttgctgcattttttttttctaaggaaagaaaatgaaattttataattacgtttacgatttagaatgaccaataatcatatttatgtttaaaaaaaagttagtttcctcaattatttttgaagtggtgagtttttgcgaatttctgttatctgtcgcttttattttgttctaacatcaataaaatatgtacagtgtacaggtttttcattttttgtttccttatgttctttttaaggttttacattgcctctCTATTTAAacagagctccatttcacttgtagtcaaactatacaaaaaattaaatgaaaaattatcatatacactttgtgctacaatatgattaaaggaaaaaaccaacataaataaagaacaaattttgaagaaaaaaatacagcatatagctatttcaaggctaatggagcctcttcatcaaaatctgatgaagaggctccattgtaatcttgaaatagttatatgctttatttttttcttcaaaatttgttctttatttacgttgtttttttcactttaatcattatacaaaaaattgatgaaaaaaaaattcagcttctCCCGCATCTTTTGAACAGTCAGCTGTTTAGGttaataaaagcttttaattgacgggtaaataatatttaattgcatcagaatgtgccagtaactatttctttattgtttcgttaaaacagtagggcTGAAGTCGgagcgataaaaagaaaaatcgatcataaacgccgcaacagcaaaaaagtcacttacgaaaatttaacttttaaacacgccaACGCCGCGgcattccttccagaaattattgTAATCAGTCAATGAAAAGATTAGGACTCATGGGCGCCTATATAagagggcaagtgggggctcaagccctccccccttagaaataagaatttccttgattttagtagtttttctccttgtaaaaatataaaaacatttcttctccagccattaatgaataagtaattgaaaatgtccaattttaattaCTCTAATCTGACTGAAATCGGTTTTGGTTGGGAAAATATCAGCcccaccccttaaaattttgcatatgggagcCCTTGTTAGGATCtgtttgtttcttttgcttttcaaaattgaaacatacaGAAACTTATTGGTGTGACATTGTagaaataagaatcaatgcacaattagaaatactatactaaaaaaagaaaaagtaggaaaaaaagggggaaagtaggaaaataaggagagagcttttaaaagtaggaaaaataagaACTCTTTGGGATctgatttatatgaaaaaataaggtgaactttcgtgagggtaaaattattctatttctgaaatacatttacacaaaaaagaagaaaacagaattttttaagaaataacaagcacttttcataatgcacacaaaaggacaaaataacttttctgggtcagaaaggacagtttaagaattcctgtagttttcgaaaattccaagaaaatgacaccacaaacgaagaaaagtgtggctcaagtcattttaaaccaaactttcccaataagaaaaatatgcatgtttcaacactcaaagttatggttggaagctagataatgataaaaaattctcttcatgacttgaaccacacttttcttcatttgtggtatcattttcttggaagtttcgaaaactacaggaattcttatattgtcctttctgacccagaaaagttattttgtcctttcgaGTGCATTacgaaaagtgcttggtattttttaaaaaattctgttatttacaCCTATATTTCACctttcattttaaagatattgggcTCCCTTCATGTTCCAGctcaggccaacaggtgtccctcccccccccccaccccgtgcATGCCCGTGACAATAGCTTTATAttacaagcttacttatttggtttctgctggaaaaaaaaccttgattcCATTATTTCCCTATTGTAAGTATTGAatctaaaatgtgtttcttcaaacatctcaaaaattcattcctgcagatattgCTGGTTACTTGCCCATAGCATTATACAGTCTTCAACTAAAGTTTTGAAGGAGCACCAAAAGGCTGGAATTTGAAGGGccttcaagaaataaatataagtcATAAGTAAAGAAGTTTTGAAGGAACATACAAAACCTGTCTTTAATGCTATAAGAGcattaaaataaatcatattcAGTATTTCAATACTGTAAACATATAAATACCACAAAACAcataaaactgataaaaaatttattactttttttgtgattttacaTTTACATACCaaaaattttccattaatttttaaagataatggATCCATGGATTGTTGTACTAATGACTTATATTACCATACAAAgcatttttgaaacataattacAATACAGTCAAATCttgataacttgaatattcctttatcttgaagttttcatcgggtaccaaactcttgagactgttatggaaacttcccataactcaaacGTTTAGCTGGTCCCtcgggacttcgagttatcgagagttgaccgTATATGCAAACATTTTACATTTGagattctattttttaaaaaaatgcagtagtTAAACTTTCTAGTTAAATAAAGAGACATAATGATATAAAAGATAGTAAAGGTATATAAAGTTAATGTTATCTTAAAATGctcttttaatagaaaattagaaATGCTACcagaaacttgaaatattttaacactGGTAATAAATGCTACATGAAATGCTCTAccagtttaaaattatattacagCAAAATAGTTTCGGGGGAAaatatcaaactttaaaaaatatgagtGCTTAAAAGCACtataacaaaaatcatttttcattagaaTTTATAATGTATCACTAACTGAAGAGTAATTGAATTAGTTGTTTTTTGATATTGAAACTAATCAAATATATACAGAAGAAATCATTTCACAGTTTAGAATTAGTCAAAAGATGATTGATATTGAAGAAACTGATGAGTTGGAGATTGTTCTGGTTTCCCATCTAAAAACTGCAATTGAGCTAGAAATATAGCATAGCAATGCAATATACAggatgattctaaactgtttttacaaaATAAGAGAGGTGGTAGTACCCATCCAGATGACCAACCAATAATTACATAGGAACATTGGGTTACATTCCACTCTGAGAGGTAGAAAAGAGAAATAATAGAATTATAACCTGAACTTACAATAGTGTTGGGAAAGTAAATGAAACCAAACGTTGTACAATCAGATTCATTGTTTagtgaaattgttttgaaaaatatgatgcAATGTGTCATTTATATTAATGTGCCACTGCATAATTTAGAAGCTAACACACATCAGTAAACGCAAACTGGCATTCCTACAATGCAAACTAATAGTTACTTTTGTTTCCGCCTGCAAACTGAAAGTTCGTTTTTCCAGCTCATCTGTGGTCAGACAGCATTTGTTTTTTCAAACGGCATCTTATGGCTCATTGCTGTGTAACATTGtgaaatgaatgaagaaataaaatattttactttggttcaaataaatataaaaacaaaaatcttggTAAAAGATATTTTCTTCACAGTCACATGAAATACTTCCTTTTAAACATACAATCATGATTATTTAAAATGATTGGAAATTTTAATAGAGAAGGTTCTTACTTTActtaaagacaattaaataatGTCAGTAATTTGAATAGCtatgattttaattttcatgaatTCAAAAGTCCTCAGCTAAATGCTTGACTTATAatcattaatatttctttctttcacatTAGCGTAgtttttacatacatacatacatatttgtcacataataaataaaacaacatttgACCCGCTGCAAAAAGATAAATTGCTCATAAATGGTAGTACTTTAAAGAAGGCACATGATTAAATGTCACCAAACTCCAAGCTTGAATGTGAAGTGCTATCAACTGATGACAATTTTCTCGACCCAGCAGCTTGCTCTTGATTATTATTCTCTTTTAAAGGTGAGTTTTTATTTTCCAAGTCAAAAAGTTTACTACTAGTTTCCCCATGTTCTTCGCTACTTGGAGAATCTAAGCCATTGTCCCACCCAGGAGATGATGCGTGTGATGGGGAAAGACTAAGTGACATTCGGTCTTGTAAAAGTTGTTTGTATTCGTGAATGGATTCATTAAGTGACCAAAGTTGACATAGCAGGGACATATCTAGCTGCCGAAGACCAACCTATTGTAAGAAAAGATTTCCAAAAATGATTAGTAACatattttacaatattataaaaatttactGAAAGTGTTGAGCAGCTAACGAAATCGTTGAAATTTTACAACGTCCAAAAGTTGAGCTCAACTTCATTATGGATGTGGAATATTTCAAGCAATGGCTGAAATAGATTAAATGCTAAAATTTTTAGTAGGTGAAAACAATACTGTAGTAAAACAGTTGTAACAATTTTTTGGTAGAAACTTTGCATCGAttcaatgaaatcatttgaagttAAAGTAAGCACCCAGTAgtgggaaatatttttctttgtaattttcgCTCTACCTCCAACTTTTAAGATTTATCGTTTTATTCTGGCaagcagggttggtaaaaaaaaaacggtttttatggtttaaaccaggtttttttttatttaaatattatttgcgagaaaaacaattaatttttggaaggtaattaaggttctatgtaattaacagttattcaatagtcacattatacataatttcttgattaattaaagagataagaacaaaatcttgtaactaaattaaataattaaaatagcttctgtggggaaatattgattgaaatgtttgacttgattaacatattagtatgcatgtatatatagaccctttatgatacgaaatactgaAGTGGTTGTGATacgggttaagataaaatataatgaagatccaagaaaaaaactttataaaaccaacataatatgaataattatcgaataaaggtaaaagttgtatttttaagcataatctcttcaaaagaacaattttcatattttttctttctgatcttacataatgctgatttttatatacacaatgtcgcaaatattgaagtaaagcaaaatgtacaacagtacatgactgaacagtcaaaaaatctattgctgttgtactgacaaagttttaaaaaaaagttctgctctatattcgactccgttcttattttggaaagacttggaaaaaaTATCGACTATcactaaaacaaagaaccaaatcaaaaatacaaaaattggtgtaacatggcttaaattacagcttatttactggcatacatgttgcatccagcattgaagtttaaaaaatattaaatgcaaactctttaaaacaaataaatgtgtagcaaattctatttcaagaaattttttttgccaaaaatgttatatcttctgcaacagtgactgagtggtggaaaagccaggaaaaagaatttgaaaaatgaaccGTCTTTAAAAGTCTTCAACATTACTAAAACCAGCTTCAGAAAAGTGCAGTGAATATACTTTCGTCATTTAGATATcattcaaaactcaaaaattgattaggctctggaaaagcttcaaaacttgctttttgttcaaagtactaaataacataaaaataatattaatttataatgtAAAAGTTGCTACCTATTTATGCATATGTTATTGTGGTGTAAAGTTGATTTTATGTtattgtaaaaagatttatacacatatttATAAAATGAGTTGAATACATTACATATACAGAATGTTCGAAAAGTCCTCGACACATAACAATGgtattttaccattttttaaaaaaaccgcatgttttttttaaaaaaaaaccaattggtttaaaccatggtttaaaccaacgtgatttaaaccaaacaaccctgctggcaagattggcaaagtcaaaaaATTTAGTGCCCAGAATATATTGCTATTATAAGCATACCATAATGATGTTCTAAGTATGTGGTGTATGTTGAACGCGAAAACTTGGTATAAATGTTTCACAAATGTTTAAAGTAGGAAAATTGGTTAAAGTAGGTAGTTGTTTTGAACGGGTTGTTACTAGTAACACAAGGATCACAACCATACCTCTTCCCCCCAGAGTCGATCATAGTATTCGATAATTTGGGAAAGTCGATTGGCAGTTAATTTAGGTTGCCTATTACTGCCATAGTGCATGCTTCAATACAGCATTTTATGAAGTCACAGAATAAATAAGCAGCatgtataagtaaataaaataataataaaacaaacagAACAAACCATTTCTTTCCGTAACAACGCCAATTGCACATCCAAACGTCCTGATCGACTTTGAGTAGGAACATCAGAAGCTGGACTACTATGCTCACTATGTACATTTTCAGAACTATTGCTTTGGGGCGATACTCTCGGTAAATTTGTTCCACGGTTCAAATCTTGCTGAATCATTGTCTTCATAGCATGAAGTCGTTCTAATTCTTTCCATTGGGCACTACTGAAATTCAACAGACCACTCAGGCTCTTAGGAAGAGGTGGAAGTCCTTGTAATGATGCCATCTACAAATAAGAAAACATGGATTTAAtagatacagtgaagcaccacTTATACATTTTTCAAGAGACTAACAAAAGAAACAAAGTATCATGAaaacattataaatcaaattcaAAGATACTTAACTTTTTGAGTAAAATGACAACAaagtgcataaagtacaaataatgtaataaaatagagttaaaaactcagcaaacagctgtttcggggctgtcaaatgcaagccccttcatcagtgcatgaaagaagaatgaaaagtccacac contains:
- the LOC129215998 gene encoding protein FAM89A-like; protein product: MASLQGLPPLPKSLSGLLNFSSAQWKELERLHAMKTMIQQDLNRGTNLPRVSPQSNSSENVHSEHSSPASDVPTQSRSGRLDVQLALLRKEMVGLRQLDMSLLCQLWSLNESIHEYKQLLQDRMSLSLSPSHASSPGWDNGLDSPSSEEHGETSSKLFDLENKNSPLKENNNQEQAAGSRKLSSVDSTSHSSLEFGDI